The Argopecten irradians isolate NY chromosome 6, Ai_NY, whole genome shotgun sequence genome has a window encoding:
- the LOC138325393 gene encoding uncharacterized protein, whose amino-acid sequence MNTFLPLNNNNSNVWPNVMDVSHQSTKRQRMDESLEETNQQLHGAPPCTCGRKFLPVRKNDSTFITESWRSTGTSLFKPLTQDVFVNLVKYEQFSVSDGTFFVADSAGNYSNSVAGQVLHMWRYDKTKKELFIAQSILFTCPQDLVVIQAVLHSI is encoded by the exons ATGAATACATTCCTACCCTTAAACAATAACAACAGCAATGTCTGGCCGAACGTAATGGACGTTTCACACCAAAGTACTAAACGACAGAGAATGGACGAATCACTGGAGGAAACAAACCAACAGCTGCATGGAGCACCTCCCTGTACCTGTG GAAGGAAATTTTTGCCCGTGCGGAAAAATGACTCTACTTTTATCACAGAATCCTGGCGGTCTACAGGAACGTCATTGTTTAAGCCACTAACACAGGATGTATTTGTAAACTTAGTAAAGTATGAACAGTTCAGTGTATCTGACGGTACGTTCTTTGTAGCAGACAGTGCTGGGAACTACTCTAACTCCGTGGCAG gTCAAGTCCTACACATGTGGAGGTATGATAAAACAAAGAAAGAGCTATTCATAGCACAGTCGATTCTCTTCACCTGTCCACAG